In Candidatus Margulisiibacteriota bacterium, the genomic window GACCTGAAAAAGATGATAAAAGAAGAGATCCTGGTACAGAAAAAAACCTCGCGGCTGCGCGAGGGGATTTCTCTTAGCGCAGACGACTTAAGAGAGGTCAGGGCGCAGCACATACTCCTTCCGGACGAGAAAAAGGCAAAAGAGGTACTGGAGCTGGTCAGATCGGGCAGGGATTTTTCTAAACTGGCAGAGGAGTATTCAAAGGACCCGGGCAGCGCCGTAAAGGGAGGGGACCTTGGATTCTTCAAGAAAGGCGCCATGGTAAAAGAGTTTGGAGAGACAGCCTTTTCGCTTAAACCGGGACAGACCTCCGGCCTTGTAAAGACGCATTTCGGCTACCACATCATTAAGGTGACTGACACAAAGCTCATAAAGAACCCGGACAAGGAAAAACTTCTTGAAGAAAAGAAGAAAGCCGTATTTGCCTCCTGGCTGGAGGGCTTAAGGTCCAAGGCAAAGATAGAGATAAAAGATCCCGCCATTAGAGCATTTGACAAAAGGGTAAAAGGGGACTCACTGGGCTCGGTTGCGGAATACAAAAAAGCTATTGATGGCAATCCTAATAACCCGTACTACAGGATCTTTTATGCCGACCTGATGAAACAGCTGGGCAGCCCCCAAGAAGCCGCGTCCCAGTACCAGAAAGCGGCTGATCTGGCCGGGAACGACTTGTCTGCCAGGCTTTTTATCGGCAAGTCGCTGTTGGACATGGCAAAAACCACATCCAACCCCGCAAGCGGAGAAGCTTATAATTCTATGGCAAGGAACCAGTTCTCTATGGTATCGGTGCTTGCAGGCGACAATATAGATGTGCACAAAGAGCTGGCCAAAGTCTTTAAGGAATTAAAGCTCCCTGCTCAGCTAAAAGCAGAGAACGAAAAGATATCTCAGCTTGAAGCAAAAAAGGCCTTTGAGGATGAGATAAAAAGAAGGTCCGGCTCTTCAACCGTTGAGGCAAAATGATCTTGCTGCCTCTATAAGCCCTGCCACTTTTTGAACAGCATCAGCCTCGGAGTATATGCGCAGGAGCGGCTCGGTACCCGAAGCCCTAAAGAGTATCCAGGAGCCGTCTCCAAAAATAAATTTGGTCCCGTCAAGCCGCTGAACCTCTTTGATCTTTGAACCGGCCAGCTCTGCCGGAGGGGATTTTTCCAGAAGCCCTACGAGCCTCTGTTTTTTTTCTTCTTCAAGATGCAGATCAAGCCTGTCATAGAAGAACAGTCCGAATTCTTTGGAAATATCGTCAAGGATGCGGTCCAGCGGCTTCTTTTTTACTGCCATCAGCTCCGTCAGCAGCATAGCGGCCAAAACGCCGTCCCTTTCGGGAAGATGGCCCTTTATGCCCATGCCGCCGCTTTCTTCGCCTCCCATCAGGATATCCTCTTTCATCATGAGGTCCGCAATATATTTAAAGCCGATCGGAGTCTCAAAGACCTTAAGGCCGTACCTGTCTGCCATTCGGTCTATTAGGCGGCTTAGATTAAAGGTCTTAACGATACTGCCGCTCAGCTTTTTGTTCTCGACCAGATGGTAAAGCAGAAGTGCATAGACCTGATGGGTATTTATAAAGGCGCCTCCCGAGCCGCAGGCCGCCAGGCGGTCGGCATCACCGTCAAGAGCTATTCCCGACAGCCTTGTCTGCCTGCAGGTCTTTCTAAGGAGAGGAAGGTTTTTTTCTATGGGCTCGGGATTTATGCCGCCGAATGTAGGGTCAATTCCGGAGTTAAGCTCTATAACTTCGGCGGAGCCATCGAGCGCCGCCTTAAGATATCCGCTTCCGCTGCCGTGCATGGGATCGCAGATCAATTTGATGCCTGACGAAGCGATCAGTTCAAGGTCAACAAAGGACCGGACTTTTTTTAGATAATCCGGACGCGGATCAAAAGTTGATATTTTGCCGGTTTCTTTACTTCCTGAAGGATCAGAACCAAGCAGGGATTCCACTTTTTTTGTCGTATCCGGCCGGGCCGAGCCCCCGTAAGGCTCTTTTATCTTAAAGCCGTTCCACTGCGGGGGATTATGGCTGGCCGTTATCATGACGCCTGCGGCAGCCTTATTGAGCACGACATGGAAAGAAACGGCCGGAGTGGGACAGGACCTGTCGCAGAGCAGCACTTGAAGTCCCGCTTCCGCAATAGCCTCGGCCGCGCATGAGGCAAACTCAAAAGAAAGGAACCTGTTATCATAACCTATGACAACGGGTCCGGCCTGTCCAGAATAAGCCGCGGCAAAGGCCAGAGCTACGGTTCTTACATTGTCAAAGGTAAAATCCCTTGCGATCTGAGCTCTCCAGCCGTCGGTACCGAACTTTATCACTAGAAGGCCTCCTGATTAAAATCATATTCGATATCCTGTATGGTCTCTTCCTCTACTTCTGATCCTTCCTCTTTTGGCGGAGCCGGAGCGGAATGTGACGGACATTGTCTCGATGGTTCTTTGCCTCTCCAGAAGGTCGCTGTCCTTATCTTTGCGGAAGGGCAGTTTGGCCCTGCCAGCTGCCCGCTGACCGTGCAGATTCTTACCCTGACCATCCCGGATGGCTCGGCAAAATCCTGAGGAGGAGTATTGACCAGGACTTTTGTCATATAATCCTTCCACATTCTGGGACAGACCGCGACCTCAGCGACCCCTTTCATGGAAGAATTGTTATCGTTTCCGACCCACACTCCGGTGACAAGCTGAGGCACAAAACCTATGAACCAGGCATCACGGAAGCGTTCCGAAGTGCC contains:
- a CDS encoding phosphoglucomutase/phosphomannomutase family protein, with the protein product MIKFGTDGWRAQIARDFTFDNVRTVALAFAAAYSGQAGPVVIGYDNRFLSFEFASCAAEAIAEAGLQVLLCDRSCPTPAVSFHVVLNKAAAGVMITASHNPPQWNGFKIKEPYGGSARPDTTKKVESLLGSDPSGSKETGKISTFDPRPDYLKKVRSFVDLELIASSGIKLICDPMHGSGSGYLKAALDGSAEVIELNSGIDPTFGGINPEPIEKNLPLLRKTCRQTRLSGIALDGDADRLAACGSGGAFINTHQVYALLLYHLVENKKLSGSIVKTFNLSRLIDRMADRYGLKVFETPIGFKYIADLMMKEDILMGGEESGGMGIKGHLPERDGVLAAMLLTELMAVKKKPLDRILDDISKEFGLFFYDRLDLHLEEEKKQRLVGLLEKSPPAELAGSKIKEVQRLDGTKFIFGDGSWILFRASGTEPLLRIYSEADAVQKVAGLIEAARSFCLNG